TTCGCTCAACTCGTTTCACTCAAACATAGCGAGATTTGCTCGGCTCATTCTGTTTAATTTTTATCTTAAAATCTGGAATGTAACTCTCTTATTTTTCTAATGAATATTTAATATTATTTTTAGAAGTAAATAGATAGGAGGGCAAAATGAAAAAATATTTATTAGTTGGAATGGTTGTAGCATTATCTTTATTAACTGCTTGTGGTAAAAAAGATTTCTCTAAAATGACATTTAATGATGGAGAATATCAAGGACATTTTGATAATGATGACAAGGATCACCCAAGTACAGCAGATGTTAATATTACAATACAAGATGGAAAAATTGTAAGTTGTACAGCAGAATTTAGAGATTCAAATGGAAATATAAAAGGTGATGACTATGGTAAGGATGCTGGAGAAGATAAATATCAAAAAGCTCAAATAGCTGTCCAAGGTTTT
This Fusobacterium animalis 7_1 DNA region includes the following protein-coding sequences:
- a CDS encoding FMN-binding protein, with amino-acid sequence MKKYLLVGMVVALSLLTACGKKDFSKMTFNDGEYQGHFDNDDKDHPSTADVNITIQDGKIVSCTAEFRDSNGNIKGDDYGKDAGEDKYQKAQIAVQGFSTYADKLVEVQDPDQVDAVSGATVSNKEFKEAVWDALEKAKK